A single genomic interval of Trichosurus vulpecula isolate mTriVul1 chromosome 6, mTriVul1.pri, whole genome shotgun sequence harbors:
- the LOC118855047 gene encoding olfactory receptor 5B2-like produces MTSMENRSEANEFILTGLTDVPELQLPLFIMFTFIYLITLIGNLGIVVLSSWDSRLHTPMYFFLSNLSLVDFGYSSAVTPKVMAGLLTGDKVMTYNSCTAQFFFFVAFVTTESFLLASMAYDRHAAICKPLHYTTTMTPTVCAHLASGAYICGFLTSCIVIGSMLSLSFCKSNVVHHFFCDILPLLVLSCSDIHITESLVFILGSLNTFCPFLVIFTSYLLIFITILKIHSAEGRQKAFSTCASHLIAVSIFYGTIIFMYLQPSSSHSMDTAKIASVFYTIVIPMLNPLVYSLRNKEVKNAFRKAVKGQRLQLDHFFP; encoded by the coding sequence ATGACATCTATGGAGAACAGATCTGAAGCGAATGAGTTCATCCTAACAGGATTAACAGATGTCCCAgagcttcagcttcctctctTCATAATGTTCACCTTCATCTACCTCATCACCCTGATAGGGAACCTGGGGATAGTAGTTCTGAGCTCCTGGGATTCTCGCCTCCACACccccatgtactttttcctcagtAACCTCTCTCTGGTGGATTTTGGCTACTCTTCAGCTGTGACTCCCAAGGTGATGGCAGGGCTCCTCACAGGTGACAAGGTCATGACATATAATTCATGTACTGcacaatttttcttctttgtggctTTTGTTACTACTGaaagtttccttttagcttccATGGCCTATGATCGCCATGCAGCTATTTGTAAGCCCCTACATTACACCACCACCATGACACCAACTGTATGTGCACATCTGGCCAGTGGTGCTTACATCTGTGGCTTTCTGACCTCCTGCATAGTCATAGGAAGCATGTTAAGCCTTTCCTTTTGTAAGTCCAATGTGGTCCATCACTTTTTCTGTGATATTCTCCCTCTTCTTGTTCTCTCCTGCTCTGATATTCACATCACTGAGTCACTAGTATTTATCTTAGGGTCACTCAATACATTTTGCCCATTTCTTGTCATCTTTACCTCTTACTTGTTAATCTTCATCACCATCTTGAAGATCCATTCTGCAGAAGGCCGCCAGAAAGCCTTTTCCACTTGTGCTTCACACCTCATAGCAGTGTCCATATTCTATGGGACAATCATCTTCATGTACTTACAACCCAGCTCAAGCCATTCCATGGACACAGCCAAAATAGCTTCAGTGTTCTACACCATAGTCATCCCTATGTTGAACCCTCTGGTTTATAGTCTTAGGAACAAAGAGGTCAAGAATGCTTTTAGAAAAGCTGTAAAGGGACAACGACTTCAATTAGatcatttttttccctag
- the LOC118854240 gene encoding olfactory receptor 10AG1-like, whose product MGGTVNMAITNVSVVVEFILLGFGDLPNYQGFLFSIFLIIYISILVGNGLIIIITKVDPTLQAPMYFFLRHFSFLEICYTTVTLPRMFKNLLTQKRNISFLACATQLCFFLIFGGTECFLLAVMAYDRYVAICNPLNYPLIMNQKICVHLVIGSCLSGIPIPIGQTYQIFSLPFCGSNHLNHVFCDVPPLLNLACGDITVNELYSYAGVFLSTIIPFLMILVSYIKIIATIQRLPSALGRQKAFSTCSSHLIVVSLFFGSGIISYCLPNSIKSAGIDKVLSLIYSIVTPVFNPLIYSLRNKDVITAVKKFLPK is encoded by the coding sequence ATGGGAGGCACAGTCAACATGGCTATAACAAATGTCAGTGTTGTGGTTGAATTCATTCTTCTGGGATTTGGGGACCTTCCAAACTATCAAGGATTTCTATTTAGCATTTTCTTGATCATCTATATAAGTATTCTTGTGGGAAATGGCCTCATCATTATAATTACTAAGGTAGATCCCACTCTCCAAGCacccatgtatttttttcttagacACTTTTCCTTCCTAGAAATCTGTTACACAACAGTGACACTTCCTAGAATGTTTAAAAACCTTTTGactcaaaagagaaatatttcttttctggCATGTGCTACACaactttgtttctttctgattttcGGAGGCACAGAGTGCTTTCTCCTAGCTGTGATGGCTTATGACCGTTACGTGGCCATTTGTAATCCTTTGAATTATCCTCTCATCATGAACCAAAAGATTTGTGTCCATTTGGTGATTGGCTCCTGTTTGAGTGGAATTCCTATTCCAATAGGACAAACATATCAGATTTTCTCTTTGCCCTTCTGTGGTTCTAACCACCTCAATCATGTTTTTTGTGATGTTCCTCCATTACTAAATCTTGCCTGTGGGGACATCACTGTAAATGAATTGTACTCCTATGCTGGGGTTTTCCTGTCTACTATTATTCCATTTCTGATGATACTTGTGTCCTACATCAAAATTATTGCCACAATCCAGAGGCTTCCCTCAGCTCTAGGGAGACAGAAAGCCTTCTCCACTTGTTCTTCACACCTCATTGTGGTTAGCCTGTTTTTTGGGTCTGGTATCATTTCATATTGTTTACCAAATTCCATAAAATCAGCAGGAATAGACAAGGTTCTGTCTCTTATCTACTCCATCGTGACCCCAGTGTTCAACCCCCTGATATATAGTCTGAGAAATAAAGATGTTATTACAGCAGTGAAGAAATTCCTACCTAAGTGA